The sequence TGGGTTCAAGACTCACTCCAAAAactagagcacaaaatctaggctgactttcagtactgaggcagcgccgcactgtcggaggggcagtactgaggcagcgccgcactgtcggaggggcagtactgaggcagtgccgcactgtcggaggggtagcactgagggagcgctgcactgtcggaggggcagcactgagggagcgctgcactgtcgtaggggtaatgctgagggagcgctgcactgtcagaggggcaacgctgagggagcgctgcactgtcggaggggcagcgctgagctgtcaggagcggcagtgctgagggagcactgtattgtcggaggtgccgtctttcggatgagactttaaactgaggccctgtctgctctgtcaggtggacgtaaaagatcctatagcactatttcgaagagcagaggagttctgctGTGTCCTCGGACCAATATTGACCCCTTAACTAatgtcactaaaaaacagatgatctggccgtTATCacactgcttgtgggagcttgcgaaCTCAAATTGGctgcgtgttttctacattacaatagggatgatacttcaaaagcacttaaataaaaacagaaaatgctgcaaatactcagcaggtcaggtgagagagaaaaacagagttaacctttcagtttgatgaccttttgtcagaactctttttcactctccacagatgccgcctgaccagctgagtatttgcagcatgttctgcttttatttcagatttacagcatccgcagtatttcgcttttattcaaaagtacttcattggctgtgaaccgctttgggacgtcctcaggcgttacagaaatgcaagtctttaatttcATCTGAGCGTGTTGCGGCAATGAACATATGGAAGTGTGGTATTCTACACTTGCTTCAAGTCCAAAATACCTAACAGTACCACAGACACACAGAACAACACGGGATCTGCTCAACCAGGGCTATCAATTGTGGGAGTACATTGACCGACAAACTAGGAAATTACATTTAGAcacaagacataagaaataggagcaggagtcggccattcggccccttgagcctgctctaccattcaataagatcacggctgatctgatcttgggctcagctccacttccctgcccgctccccataacccttcactcccttatcattcaaaagtctgtccatctccaccttaaatatattcaatgacccagcctccacagctctctggggcagagaattccaaagattcacgatcctcagaagaaattcctcctcatccccgttctaaatgggcgaccgcttattctgaaactatgcccccgagttcgagattcccccacgagtggaaacatcctctctgcatctaccctgtcaagctccctcagtatcttatacgtttcgataagatcacctcgcattcttctgaattccaatgagtataggcccagcctgctcaacctttcttcataaggcaaccccttcttctcaggaatcaacctcgtgaagcttctctgaactgcctccaatgcaagtatatccctccttaaataagaccaaaactgtacgcagtactccaggtgtggcctcaccaataccctgtacagttgtagcaggactttccttttATACTCGGGATCTATTTTATTTCAGTGCGCAAAGAATTTGCTTCAACACAGTTGCTTATTCTCGGAGACAGATACTGAGGTGTCCCCCTCCATTACAAAACTTTCCACTGCCCTCtgggatttaaaaaataaataaaactagcTCTAGATATCCAAAAATATTTATTAACCCCAAAATAAATACCTTCTTGAACTTCTGCTGTTGAACCACTTTAGCCTTTTTAGGAGCAATTATTCTTCCTAATGTCAGGGGGGAAAAAAGCATCATCACAAAGGAAATAGCAGCTCAACGGATTGGTTTTGTACAACATACTATACAAAATAAAGCAAAGCTCTGTTAACCTGGACTTTTAACACAGAGGGCTCGGGAAGTACCGGGATTTTACATGCCTGCACTCAGGCACGCATATTGTCTCCTCGTAGTCTGCAAGCTTTTGCCCTTTTGGTAACAGCCTTGGTTCAGTGAAAGCGCTCTCGCCTCTTAAGAGTCACAAcgtcataggttcaagtcccactccggccaCAAATACacgatctaggctgacatttcagctgagcaagcgttgcactgtcggaggtgccgtctttcggatgagacgttaaatgaggtcccgtctgctctctcaggtgaacgtaaaagatcccatggtgctatttcgaagaagagcaggataaTTATTCccattgtcctggggccaatatttatccctcaatcaacataacaaaaacagattatctggtcattaatgacgttgctgtttgtgggagcttgctgtgcgcaaattggctgctgtgtttccctcatTATAACagtgataactccccctgctcttctttgaaatagtgccatgggatcttttacatccacccgagagcgcgcaggcgggacctcggtttaacaagggtcaaggatgtctcggagcggttgcaggacattctaaaaagggagggagaacagccagttgtcatggtgcacattggtaccaacgacataggtaaaaaaagggatgaggtcctacgaaacgaatttaaggagctaggagctaaattaaaaagtaggacctcaaaagtagtaatctcgggattgctaccagtgccacgtgatagtcagagtaggaatcgcaggatagcgcagatgaatacgtggcttgagcaggggtgcagcagggagggattcaaattcctggggcattggaaccggttctgggggaggtgggaccagtacaaaccggacggtctgcacctgggcagggccggaaccaatgtcctagggggagtgtttgctagtgctgttggggaggagttaaagtaatatggtagggggatgggaaccaatgcagggagacagagggaaacaaaaaggaggaaaaagcaaaagacagaaaggagatgaggaaaggtgcagggcagagaaacccaaggcaaagcacaaaaagggccactgtacagcaaaattctaaaaggacaaaggatgttaaaaaaacaagcctgaaggctttgtgtcttaatgcaaggagtatccgcaataaggtggatgaattaactgtgcaaatagatgttaacaaatatgatgtgattgggattacggagacgtggctccaggatgatcagggctgggaactcaacatccaggggtattcaacattcaggaaggatagaataaaaggaaaaggaggtggggtagcattgctggttaaagaggagattaatgcaatagttaggaaaaacattagcttggatgatatggaatctatatgagtggagctgcagaacaccaaagggcaaaaaacgttagtgggagttgtgtacagacctccaaacagtagtagtgatgttggggagggcatcaaataggaaattaggggtgcatgcaataaaggtgcagcagttataatgggtgactttaatatgcacatagattgggctagccaaactggaagcaatacggtggaggaggatttcctggagtgcataagggatggttttctagaccaatatgtcgaggaaccaactatgggggaggccatcttagactgggtgttgtgtaatgagagaggattaattagcaatctcattgtgcgaggccccttggggaagagtgaccataatatggtggaattctgcattaggatgtagaatgaaacagttaattcagagaccatggtccagaacttaaaaaagggtaactttgaaggtatgaggcgtgaattggctaggatagattggcgaatgatacttaaggggttgactgtggatgggcaatagcagacatttagagaccacatggatgaattacaacaattgtacattcctgtctggcgtaaaaataaaaaagggaaggtggctcaaccgtggctatcaagcgaaatcagggatagtattaaagccaaggaagtggcatacaaattggccagaaatagcagcgaacccggagactgggagaaatttagaacacagcagaggaggacaaagggtttgagtagggcagggaaaatggagtacgagaagaagcttgcagggaacattaaggcggattgcaaaaatttctatcgatatgtaaagagaaaaaggttagtaaagacaaacgtaggtcccctgcagtcagaatcaggggaagtcataacggggaacaaagaaatggcagaccaattgaacaagtactttggttcggtattcattaaggaggacagaaacaactgaatataaaaggggtcggagggtctagtaaggaggaggaactgagggaaatctttattcgtcgggaaattgttttggggaaattgatgggattgaaggccgataaatccccaggacctgatggactgcatcccagagtacttaaggaggtggccttggaaatagcggatgcattgacagtcattttccaacattccattgagtctggatcagttcctatcgagtggagggtagccaatgtaaccccactttttaaaaaaaggagggagagagaaaacagggaattatcgaccggtcagcctgacctcagtagtgggtaaaatgatggaatcaattattaaggatgtcataacagcacatttggaaaaaggtgacatgataggtccaagtcagcatggatttgtgaaagggaaatcatgcttgacaaatcttctggaattttttgagaatgtttccagtaaagtggacaagagagaaccagttgatgtggtatatttggactttcagaaggctttcgacaaggtcccacacaagagattaatgtgcaaagttaaagcacatgggattgggggtagtgtgctgacatggattgagaactggttgtcagacaggaagcaaagagtaggagtaaatggggacttttcagaatggcaggcagtgactagtggggtaccgcaaggttctgtgctggggccccagttgtttacattgtacattaatgatttagacgaggggattaaatgtagtatctccaaatttgcggatgacactaagttgggtggcagtgtgagctgcgaggaggatgctatgaggctgcagagtgacttggataggttaggtgagtgggcaaatgcatggcagatgaagtataatgtggataaatgtgaggttatccactttggtggtaaaaacagagagacagactattatctgaatggtgacagattaggaaaaggggaggtgcagcgagacctgggtgtcatggtacatcagtcattgaaggtgagcatgcaggtacagcaggcggttaagaaagcaaatggcatgttggccttcatagcgaggggatttgagtacaggggcagggaggtgttgctacagttgtacagggccttggtgaggccacacctggagtattgtgtacagttttggtctcctaacttgaggaaggacattcatgctattgagggagtgcagcgaagattcaccagactgattcccgggatggtgggactgacctatcaagaaagactggatcaactgggcttgtattcactggagttcagaagaatgagaggggacctcttagaaacgtttaaaattctgatgggttcagacaggttagatgcaggaagaatgttcccaatgttggggaagtccagaaccaggggtcacagtctaaggataaggagtaagccatttaggaccgagatgaggagaaacttcttaacccagggagtggtgaacctgtggaattctctggcacagaaagttgttgaggccaattcactaaatatattcaaaagggagttagatgaagtccttactactagggggatcaagggttatggcaagaaagtaggaagtgggtactgaagttgcatgttcaggcaagaactcattgaatggtggtgcaggctagaagggctgaatggcctactcctgcacctattttctgtttctatgtttctatctcatctgaaagacagcacctctgacagtgcggcgctccctcaggccgtcctgagtggaggaagtgcatcccgggagggcgctgagcacctcgagtctcgtcagcgagagcgcgcagaaatcaagcgcaggcagcggaaagagcgtgcggcaaaccagtcccacccacccctcccctcaaccactgtctgtcccacagggCCTGCaattcctgtactggactgttcagccacctgagaactcgcttttagagtggaagcaagtcttcctcgcctccgagggactgcctacgatggtgatgatgttccctcagcactgcactgggagtgtcagcctagatttgtggggggctggaacccacaacctgttgactcaagaggcgagagtgctgcccactgagccccgactGGCAGTATTGGGGATTAGGATTAAATTCTTATCCCCCACAAAACGCAATGCtgatggatgggggggggggggggggggagcggtttgAGGCGCTGCAGAATggctgagggggagagggggagcggtgGGGCCCGGAGCCCGAGGATGGCAGGCCCGAGCCCCGGGTGCTGTGCACAGGCCTGGGTCCCGGCACTgactctctcccgttccccctctcactcctccacacatacacactctctcactatatctctcATTCCCCCACACTAGCCCTCTCACTATATCCCTCACtatatccctccctccctcactcactcactcactcactcaccgcctTTCCGGGGCCCGCGGCTTTGCGGCGGTTTTTTCTTCGGCGCCCTGCGCGCCGCGAGCTTCATCTGGCCCTGCGGCATCGTGGGATAGTGCGGGGCAGGGCGCGGGGCATTGTGGGATAGTGCGGGGCAGGGCGCGGGGCATTGTGGGATAGTGCGGGGCAGGGCGCGGGGCATTGTGGGATAGTGCGGGGCAGGGCGCGGGGCACGGAGCGGCGCATTGTGGGATAGAGTGGGACAGGGCGCGGGGCATTGTGGGATAGTGCGGGGCAGGGCGCGGGGCATTGTGGCACAGTACGGGGCAGGGCGCGGGGCATTGTGGGATCGTGCGGGGCCGGGCACGGCGCATTGTGGGATAGTGCGGGGCAGGGCGCGGCGCATTGTGGGATAGTGCGGGGCACGGAGCGGCGCATTGTGGGATAGTGCGGGGCAGGGCGCGGCGCATTGTGGGATAGTGCGGGGCAGGGCGCGGCGCATTGCGGGATAGTGCGGGGCAGGGCGCGCGGCATTGTGGGATAGTGCGGGGCAGGGCGCGGCGCATTGTGGGATAGTGCGGGGCAGGGCGCGGCGCATTGTGGGATAGTGCGGGGCAGCTGCTGACAGTGACGCAGTACTTCAgcccatgtgtcagctgtggctcagttgacagaaggttgtgggttcaagtcccactccagggacttgagcacagaaatctaggctgacactcccagtgcagtgctgagggagcaccgcactgtcggaggtgtcgcctttcgcatgagatgttaaaccgaggccccgtctactctctcaggtggacgtaaaaagatcccatggcactattttgaagaagagcaggggagttatccccggtgtcctggtcaaatcagattatctggtcattatcacattgctgtgtgtgggagcttgctgtgcgcaagttcgctgccgcgtttcccacattacaacggtgactacactccaaaagtacttcactggctgtaaagcgttttgagactggctatcatgaaaggtgctatataaa is a genomic window of Pristiophorus japonicus isolate sPriJap1 chromosome 24, sPriJap1.hap1, whole genome shotgun sequence containing:
- the c24h19orf53 gene encoding leydig cell tumor 10 kDa protein homolog, giving the protein MPQGQMKLAARRAPKKKPPQSRGPRKGGRIIAPKKAKVVQQQKFKKNLEVAIRNKIEHDVTMKASSNMPKKLNIVKAPQKKPKSDK